One segment of Paramormyrops kingsleyae isolate MSU_618 chromosome 8, PKINGS_0.4, whole genome shotgun sequence DNA contains the following:
- the LOC111839821 gene encoding uncharacterized protein isoform X3 yields the protein MYYCGVEKWWKDKLRKVHVQVRKASPATTVVPKTDPARRLLTLLDRSMLVTQRHVTQLSTDPTTTIMINLQSVTVEKANHSTGHLSIDKFGSATVLLGSTFGLLMCFLLVSLAYLSKRLTSKSQESNSLDFAVPLHNDQDGADLGHVYDEVAFHDPADLPQMDSPEIYHVLSFSSSHPEMTEN from the exons ATGTATTACTGTGGAGTAGAAAAATGGTGGAAggacaaactcagaaaagttcATGTCCAGGTCAGGAAAG CTTCTCCAGCTACTACAGTTGTTCCTAAAACTGATCCAGCAAGGAGGCTCTTAACTCTGCTGGACCGATCCATGCTGGTCACACAGCGCCATGTCACTCAGCTCTCCACAG ATCCTACTACTACCATCATGATTAACCTACAGAGTGTTACTGTGGAGAAAGCCAACCATTCCACAGGCCATCTGTCCATCG ACAAATTTGGTAGTGCCACAGTTTTGCTTGGATCAACCTTTGGGCTGCTGATGTGCTTCCTGCTGGTGTCACTGGCTTATCTTTCAAAGCGATTAACGTCAAAGTCACAAG AATCAAATTCTTTGGATTTTGCTGTCCCTCTTCACAATGATCAG GACGGAGCGGACCTTGGCCATGTGTATGATGAAGTTGCATTTCACGACCCTGCTGATCTTCCCCAGATGGATTCTCCTGAAATCTACCACGTGCTTTCATTCAGCAGCTCTCACCCAGAAATGACAGAAAACTAA
- the LOC111839821 gene encoding CMRF35-like molecule 6 isoform X2 yields MNSFYQIVVFLPGLRFALASKISEVRAYVGGQVDIDCPYPADYIHVAKYWCRDPCNDADVLVKSETSDTYISKGRFSLYDNSNGRSLSVTIKKLTLKDAGMYYCGVEKWWKDKLRKVHVQVRKASPATTVVPKTDPARRLLTLLDRSMLVTQRHVTQLSTDPTTTIMINLQSVTVEKANHSTGHLSIESNSLDFAVPLHNDQDGADLGHVYDEVAFHDPADLPQMDSPEIYHVLSFSSSHPEMTEN; encoded by the exons ATGAATTCATTTTATCAGATTGTTGTTTTCCTGCCAG GGCTGCGGTTTGCACTGGCGTCGAAGATCAGTGAAGTGCGGGCATATGTAGGAGGACAAGTGGACATCGACTGTCCGTATCCAGCCGATTACATACACGTTGCCAAGTACTGGTGTCGAGATCCCTGTAATGATGCGGATGTTCTTGTTAAATCTGAGACGTCAGACACCTACATTTCCAAAGGAAGATTTTCTCTGTACGACAATTCTAACGGACGGTCATTAAGTGTCACCATAAAAAAACTGACTCTGAAGGATGCTGGGATGTATTACTGTGGAGTAGAAAAATGGTGGAAggacaaactcagaaaagttcATGTCCAGGTCAGGAAAG CTTCTCCAGCTACTACAGTTGTTCCTAAAACTGATCCAGCAAGGAGGCTCTTAACTCTGCTGGACCGATCCATGCTGGTCACACAGCGCCATGTCACTCAGCTCTCCACAG ATCCTACTACTACCATCATGATTAACCTACAGAGTGTTACTGTGGAGAAAGCCAACCATTCCACAGGCCATCTGTCCATCG AATCAAATTCTTTGGATTTTGCTGTCCCTCTTCACAATGATCAG GACGGAGCGGACCTTGGCCATGTGTATGATGAAGTTGCATTTCACGACCCTGCTGATCTTCCCCAGATGGATTCTCCTGAAATCTACCACGTGCTTTCATTCAGCAGCTCTCACCCAGAAATGACAGAAAACTAA
- the LOC111839821 gene encoding uncharacterized protein isoform X1 → MNSFYQIVVFLPGLRFALASKISEVRAYVGGQVDIDCPYPADYIHVAKYWCRDPCNDADVLVKSETSDTYISKGRFSLYDNSNGRSLSVTIKKLTLKDAGMYYCGVEKWWKDKLRKVHVQVRKASPATTVVPKTDPARRLLTLLDRSMLVTQRHVTQLSTDPTTTIMINLQSVTVEKANHSTGHLSIDKFGSATVLLGSTFGLLMCFLLVSLAYLSKRLTSKSQESNSLDFAVPLHNDQDGADLGHVYDEVAFHDPADLPQMDSPEIYHVLSFSSSHPEMTEN, encoded by the exons ATGAATTCATTTTATCAGATTGTTGTTTTCCTGCCAG GGCTGCGGTTTGCACTGGCGTCGAAGATCAGTGAAGTGCGGGCATATGTAGGAGGACAAGTGGACATCGACTGTCCGTATCCAGCCGATTACATACACGTTGCCAAGTACTGGTGTCGAGATCCCTGTAATGATGCGGATGTTCTTGTTAAATCTGAGACGTCAGACACCTACATTTCCAAAGGAAGATTTTCTCTGTACGACAATTCTAACGGACGGTCATTAAGTGTCACCATAAAAAAACTGACTCTGAAGGATGCTGGGATGTATTACTGTGGAGTAGAAAAATGGTGGAAggacaaactcagaaaagttcATGTCCAGGTCAGGAAAG CTTCTCCAGCTACTACAGTTGTTCCTAAAACTGATCCAGCAAGGAGGCTCTTAACTCTGCTGGACCGATCCATGCTGGTCACACAGCGCCATGTCACTCAGCTCTCCACAG ATCCTACTACTACCATCATGATTAACCTACAGAGTGTTACTGTGGAGAAAGCCAACCATTCCACAGGCCATCTGTCCATCG ACAAATTTGGTAGTGCCACAGTTTTGCTTGGATCAACCTTTGGGCTGCTGATGTGCTTCCTGCTGGTGTCACTGGCTTATCTTTCAAAGCGATTAACGTCAAAGTCACAAG AATCAAATTCTTTGGATTTTGCTGTCCCTCTTCACAATGATCAG GACGGAGCGGACCTTGGCCATGTGTATGATGAAGTTGCATTTCACGACCCTGCTGATCTTCCCCAGATGGATTCTCCTGAAATCTACCACGTGCTTTCATTCAGCAGCTCTCACCCAGAAATGACAGAAAACTAA